A genomic segment from Methanolobus zinderi encodes:
- a CDS encoding F420-dependent methylenetetrahydromethanopterin dehydrogenase, whose product MAKIGFIKLGNLGMSQVIDLVQDEIAAREGITVRVFGTGPKMGKDEAAATEELKKFDADFYVMISPNSSAPGPTAARELYKDVPCIVISDGPTKKDDRAALEEAGFGYIIMTVDPLIGAKTEFLDPVEMASFNSDAMKVLSTCGVVRLIQEELDKVAAMADEGKELELPHILAKPEKCIERAGFNNPYAKAKGLAALHMADMVAKINFPACFMMKEIEQVALTTAAGHEMMRAAAQMAIEAREIEKANDSVFRQPHSKKGKLLTKTTLYEKPQ is encoded by the coding sequence ATGGCAAAGATTGGATTCATTAAATTAGGTAACCTTGGTATGAGCCAGGTTATTGATCTGGTACAGGACGAAATCGCAGCAAGAGAAGGAATCACTGTTCGTGTTTTCGGAACCGGTCCAAAAATGGGCAAGGATGAGGCAGCTGCAACAGAGGAGCTTAAAAAATTCGATGCTGACTTCTACGTTATGATCAGTCCGAACTCAAGCGCACCAGGCCCGACCGCAGCACGCGAACTCTACAAGGACGTTCCATGCATCGTGATCTCAGACGGTCCTACCAAGAAGGACGACCGTGCAGCCCTTGAGGAAGCAGGATTCGGTTACATTATCATGACCGTTGACCCGCTTATCGGTGCAAAGACAGAATTCCTCGACCCAGTAGAGATGGCATCATTCAACTCAGATGCAATGAAGGTCCTTTCAACCTGCGGTGTTGTAAGGCTCATTCAGGAAGAACTCGACAAGGTCGCAGCAATGGCAGACGAAGGTAAGGAACTTGAACTTCCACACATCCTCGCAAAGCCAGAGAAGTGCATCGAGAGAGCAGGATTCAACAACCCATACGCAAAGGCAAAGGGTCTTGCAGCACTCCACATGGCCGACATGGTCGCAAAGATCAACTTCCCTGCATGCTTCATGATGAAGGAGATCGAGCAGGTCGCACTCACAACTGCAGCAGGTCACGAGATGATGCGCGCAGCAGCACAGATGGCAATCGAGGCAAGGGAAATCGAGAAGGCAAACGACAGTGTCTTCAGGCAGCCACACTCCAAGAAGGGCAAGCTGCTGACAAAGACAACCCTCTACGAGAAGCCACAGTAA
- a CDS encoding pyruvate kinase alpha/beta domain-containing protein, translating into MEKSITYFDDVGPENTEELLKLSAERAAELGIKYVVLASTSGETALKAAEAFRDQDVKIIAITHQYGLKESGKWEVDEEKLKKLNELGVVMTTQSHMFSGVERAISKRIGGASRIDVISDTLRAVFGKGFKVAIESAIMAADSGHIPVSKDTEIIAIGGTRWGADVSVVLRPAHSFDFFGIQVREIIAMPRAKEEPK; encoded by the coding sequence ATGGAGAAATCAATAACATATTTTGATGATGTAGGACCCGAGAACACAGAAGAGCTTCTAAAACTATCTGCAGAAAGAGCTGCTGAGCTTGGTATCAAATATGTGGTACTGGCCAGCACAAGCGGAGAGACAGCCTTAAAGGCTGCTGAAGCCTTCAGGGACCAGGATGTGAAGATCATTGCCATCACACACCAGTACGGCCTGAAAGAGAGCGGCAAGTGGGAAGTTGATGAGGAGAAACTTAAGAAGCTCAACGAGCTTGGAGTTGTAATGACAACCCAGTCACATATGTTCTCTGGTGTGGAGCGTGCCATATCAAAGCGCATTGGTGGTGCCAGTCGCATAGATGTGATCTCTGACACCCTGCGCGCCGTGTTTGGCAAAGGTTTCAAGGTTGCCATCGAAAGTGCTATAATGGCAGCGGACTCAGGACACATTCCGGTATCAAAGGACACAGAGATAATTGCAATAGGCGGAACACGCTGGGGAGCTGACGTTTCTGTGGTACTGAGACCCGCACACTCATTCGATTTCTTCGGCATTCAGGTCAGGGAGATCATTGCAATGCCAAGGGCAAAGGAAGAACCTAAATAA
- a CDS encoding proteasome assembly chaperone family protein, which translates to MSETNYDDNDVKIITSEIKSENPVIIEGFPGIGLVGNIASQQIIDELEMEYIGSMDSRHFPPIAVLYEGLINMPVRIYESVENNIIMVVSDIPVNPVVAYDISRAFLDWAQSINVKEIVSLAGIATMSEDHQVFGAATNDEMLEKIKDKVELFKMGTISGISGSIMSECLVRHISAISLLGSTRSQNPDPRAAAVVIDVLNVLYDLDVDTESLIEQAEKIEIEMQRLAEDIRTSEQQPPGPRKEFPMYG; encoded by the coding sequence GTGTCAGAAACAAATTATGACGATAACGATGTAAAGATAATCACAAGTGAAATAAAGTCTGAGAACCCTGTTATTATAGAAGGCTTTCCGGGGATTGGGCTGGTTGGTAATATCGCAAGTCAGCAGATAATAGACGAGCTGGAGATGGAGTACATAGGTTCTATGGACTCACGACATTTCCCTCCGATAGCCGTTCTCTATGAAGGGCTTATCAATATGCCTGTAAGGATCTATGAAAGTGTTGAGAACAACATCATTATGGTGGTTTCCGACATTCCTGTAAATCCGGTAGTGGCATATGATATCAGCAGGGCCTTCCTTGACTGGGCTCAATCCATCAACGTCAAGGAGATAGTTTCCCTTGCGGGAATCGCTACCATGAGTGAGGATCACCAGGTTTTCGGTGCGGCGACAAATGATGAGATGCTTGAGAAGATCAAGGATAAGGTGGAACTGTTCAAGATGGGAACAATATCCGGTATATCCGGAAGTATCATGTCCGAATGTCTTGTGCGTCACATATCTGCCATAAGTCTGCTTGGTTCGACCAGGAGCCAGAATCCTGACCCAAGGGCCGCGGCAGTCGTGATAGATGTGTTAAATGTTCTCTATGATCTTGATGTAGATACCGAAAGTCTGATAGAGCAGGCTGAGAAGATCGAGATAGAGATGCAAAGGCTTGCCGAGGATATCAGGACAAGCGAACAGCAGCCACCAGGTCCGAGAAAGGAATTCCCGATGTATGGGTGA
- a CDS encoding DUF473 domain-containing protein, translated as MEYVALTGLSERVIAELKQNRLLTIEIRSPHNFFAAMDLKVGEFLFLTRTSADDLTGGTTGIVARLLKHQVVTQRVMQSGDMYYEEREMTTLRLQLDPRCIARIRKVLSNKIGAVSKVDAEEIPLYNAQ; from the coding sequence ATGGAATACGTTGCATTAACCGGTTTATCTGAACGTGTAATTGCAGAGCTCAAACAGAACCGATTGCTTACCATTGAGATCCGAAGCCCGCATAATTTCTTTGCGGCAATGGATCTTAAGGTGGGTGAATTCCTCTTCCTCACACGTACCAGTGCTGATGATCTCACAGGCGGTACGACCGGTATAGTGGCAAGGTTGCTCAAACATCAGGTGGTTACCCAGAGGGTCATGCAAAGCGGCGATATGTACTATGAGGAACGTGAGATGACAACTCTGAGGCTGCAACTGGATCCCAGGTGCATAGCACGTATACGCAAGGTGCTGAGCAATAAGATCGGCGCGGTCTCAAAGGTCGATGCCGAGGAAATTCCTCTGTACAATGCACAGTAA
- a CDS encoding DUF169 domain-containing protein — MKKTLEIPNIVSLMDEGGPVCITFENEKGDSSDQLYCELVHKARYGESFHMKDQRCSAGDYVLGRTSKSPADYYLRSGRYRDQETAGKAVESLPSIRKNYRSIRIEPLSSSESIPDVLVLYLRPEKAMRIIQAYAYHFGRAPDISSIGAASICGDCTTRPLTEGLGLSFGCKGSRKHSHYRDTEIPLGISGKIIEKIEEGLEKSPETFD; from the coding sequence ATGAAAAAAACGCTTGAAATACCAAATATAGTGTCACTTATGGATGAGGGCGGACCGGTCTGCATTACCTTTGAAAATGAAAAGGGAGACTCTTCCGATCAACTGTACTGCGAGCTTGTACATAAGGCCAGATACGGAGAATCATTTCATATGAAAGACCAGCGATGCAGTGCAGGGGATTATGTACTTGGGAGAACGTCTAAAAGCCCTGCAGACTACTATTTGAGATCAGGAAGATACAGGGATCAGGAAACCGCAGGAAAGGCTGTGGAATCGCTTCCCAGTATCAGGAAGAACTACAGATCGATACGAATCGAGCCTTTGTCTTCAAGTGAAAGTATCCCTGATGTGCTTGTACTATACCTCAGACCTGAAAAAGCGATGCGAATCATACAGGCATATGCATACCATTTCGGGAGAGCACCTGATATCAGTAGCATCGGTGCAGCATCCATATGCGGGGATTGTACTACACGACCTCTGACCGAGGGACTTGGCTTATCCTTTGGCTGCAAAGGATCCAGAAAACACAGCCATTACAGAGATACGGAGATCCCACTTGGCATAAGTGGCAAAATAATAGAAAAAATAGAAGAGGGGCTTGAGAAAAGCCCTGAGACATTTGATTGA
- a CDS encoding endonuclease V has translation MNKDRLREWFDPQKRSLKELREIQHEAVKKIKLEDGFDKIETVAGMDCSYLDNRIICAMIVLDYESMEVIEKRHVVREVGLPYIPTYLNFREGCGIVSAFLKASRLPDITIFDSCGINHPIRAGMAAYFGAVMDVPTIGVSKKILCGHAEMPTVPGEHHKLMEDGEQIGWVLKSNKRSNPIIIAPGNKASMDSSLEVVQHCLKGYKLPEPTRLAHNHAGEIREELKRKTENPE, from the coding sequence TTGAATAAGGACAGACTGCGTGAGTGGTTCGATCCGCAAAAACGAAGTCTGAAAGAACTAAGGGAAATACAACACGAAGCTGTCAAAAAGATAAAACTGGAAGACGGCTTTGATAAGATCGAGACTGTTGCAGGTATGGACTGTTCGTACCTTGACAACAGGATCATCTGTGCAATGATAGTTCTCGACTACGAAAGCATGGAAGTTATCGAAAAAAGACATGTTGTAAGGGAAGTCGGACTTCCCTACATACCCACATACCTGAACTTCAGGGAAGGTTGTGGTATTGTCTCTGCTTTTTTAAAGGCATCCAGACTTCCGGACATTACAATATTTGATTCCTGTGGCATCAACCACCCCATCAGAGCCGGCATGGCGGCTTATTTCGGTGCAGTTATGGATGTCCCGACTATCGGAGTTTCCAAAAAGATACTCTGCGGTCATGCTGAAATGCCCACGGTTCCGGGAGAGCATCATAAGCTTATGGAAGACGGGGAGCAGATCGGCTGGGTGCTGAAATCCAATAAGAGAAGCAATCCGATAATCATAGCTCCCGGGAACAAGGCATCCATGGACAGTAGTCTTGAAGTGGTACAACATTGCCTTAAAGGATACAAGCTTCCGGAGCCCACCAGGCTTGCACACAACCATGCGGGAGAGATCAGAGAGGAACTTAAACGAAAAACGGAGAATCCTGAATGA
- the sepS gene encoding O-phosphoserine--tRNA ligase, with translation MRFDPEEIKKKASEDFDSTWNAGKEFVKKTGLNEQYPHLSLNYGKPHPIYETISRLRQAYLRMGFEEMMNPLIVDEREVHKQFGHEALAVLDRCYYLAGLPRPNVGISDECISDIKCILGDVSDEDIEVIRKILHSYKKGDVEGDDLIPEISSAINVSDALVVEMIDQVFPEFKELVPQSTKRTLRSHMTSGWFISLSSLQERSRPPFNLFSIDRCFRREQEEDAARLMTYYSASCVIMDEDVTVDHGKAVAQSLLSQFGFEKFMFRPDEKRSKYYVPDTQIEVFAYHPQLVGSKTKYSDGWVEIATFGIYSPTALAQYGISCPVMNLGLGVERLAMILYNATDIRSLIYPQIAQYTEWNMSDDELAKMIYVEDVPDTAAGMDIAEAIVATCEENGSTPSPCEFTAWEGKVGEKTVKVSVIEPEENTKLCGPAVFNEVVVFENDILGVPDNKKWKKAMENHSARTGVRFLDSFASKAARDIEEAVANGESEVETRVRIVKVPSEINICLEPLANRYITGKKKKIDIRGPVFTTVRATIE, from the coding sequence ATGAGATTCGATCCTGAGGAAATTAAGAAAAAAGCCAGTGAAGATTTTGACAGTACATGGAATGCGGGAAAAGAGTTCGTTAAAAAAACAGGACTGAACGAACAGTACCCTCACCTTTCCCTCAACTACGGAAAGCCACATCCCATATACGAGACGATCTCAAGGCTGCGCCAGGCCTATTTGCGCATGGGCTTTGAAGAGATGATGAATCCCCTCATAGTAGATGAGAGGGAAGTCCACAAGCAGTTCGGGCATGAGGCCCTTGCAGTCCTTGACAGGTGTTATTACCTTGCCGGCCTGCCGCGTCCTAATGTCGGTATCTCCGATGAGTGCATAAGTGATATAAAATGTATTCTCGGGGACGTCAGTGACGAGGATATCGAGGTCATCAGGAAGATACTGCACTCCTACAAGAAAGGGGATGTGGAAGGAGACGACCTTATCCCGGAAATCTCCTCTGCGATCAATGTATCCGACGCACTTGTGGTTGAAATGATCGACCAGGTATTCCCTGAATTCAAGGAACTGGTACCACAATCCACAAAAAGGACACTCAGAAGCCATATGACCTCGGGATGGTTCATCAGCCTCTCATCACTTCAGGAGCGTTCAAGACCTCCGTTCAACCTTTTCTCCATTGATCGCTGTTTCAGGAGAGAACAGGAAGAGGATGCTGCACGTCTGATGACATATTACTCCGCATCCTGTGTGATCATGGATGAGGATGTGACAGTGGATCATGGAAAGGCTGTGGCCCAGAGTTTATTATCACAGTTTGGTTTCGAGAAGTTCATGTTCAGGCCGGATGAGAAACGCAGCAAGTACTACGTGCCTGATACACAAATCGAGGTATTCGCATATCACCCGCAACTTGTGGGTTCCAAGACAAAGTACTCCGACGGCTGGGTGGAAATCGCGACCTTTGGAATATATTCACCCACAGCCCTTGCACAGTATGGCATATCCTGTCCCGTTATGAATCTCGGACTTGGAGTCGAGAGGCTTGCTATGATACTGTACAATGCAACTGATATCCGTTCACTGATATATCCACAGATCGCACAATATACCGAGTGGAATATGTCGGATGATGAGCTTGCAAAGATGATCTATGTGGAAGACGTGCCCGACACCGCAGCAGGTATGGACATAGCTGAAGCCATCGTTGCCACGTGTGAGGAGAACGGCTCCACACCAAGTCCCTGTGAGTTCACAGCCTGGGAAGGTAAGGTCGGGGAGAAAACAGTTAAGGTCAGTGTTATCGAACCCGAAGAGAACACCAAACTCTGCGGACCTGCAGTATTCAACGAAGTCGTTGTGTTCGAGAATGACATCCTTGGCGTACCCGATAACAAGAAATGGAAAAAGGCTATGGAGAACCACTCCGCCAGAACAGGTGTGCGTTTCCTTGATTCCTTTGCATCAAAGGCTGCCAGGGACATAGAGGAAGCTGTTGCAAACGGCGAGAGTGAGGTTGAGACAAGGGTGCGTATTGTCAAGGTCCCGTCCGAGATCAACATATGCCTGGAACCTCTTGCAAACCGTTACATCACCGGCAAGAAGAAGAAGATCGATATCCGTGGACCGGTCTTTACAACAGTGAGGGCAACGATTGAATAA
- a CDS encoding haloacid dehalogenase, with protein sequence MIIDISDRIRAKLEEKDAAREQSLTTSREVVRNCRKAMSSIHKGKFDRAASLLEESSHSLKRLNSLLQGHPDVYNSGFVEHAQQEFVECSIVLKLLKTGPRTETIPGPEELEVEYTAYLSGLGDVNGELRRHILDLIRKEQASEAEEFLDIMEDIYSALMMFDFPDAMTRGLRHKTDTTRAILERTRGDVSTAIRQLKLENAMREFERKID encoded by the coding sequence ATGATCATCGATATTTCAGACAGGATTCGGGCTAAACTAGAGGAAAAGGATGCTGCACGTGAGCAAAGCCTGACAACATCCCGTGAGGTTGTGCGCAACTGCAGAAAAGCAATGTCAAGCATCCATAAGGGAAAGTTTGACAGGGCAGCCTCACTCCTTGAAGAATCCAGCCACTCGCTTAAAAGACTGAATTCCCTGCTTCAGGGACACCCTGATGTATACAATTCAGGTTTTGTGGAACATGCCCAGCAGGAATTTGTGGAATGTTCCATTGTCTTGAAATTACTCAAAACGGGTCCCCGGACAGAAACAATTCCCGGACCAGAAGAACTTGAAGTAGAATATACTGCCTACCTTAGTGGTCTTGGAGATGTGAATGGAGAGCTCAGAAGACATATACTTGACCTTATAAGAAAGGAGCAAGCTTCCGAAGCTGAGGAATTTCTTGACATTATGGAAGATATTTACTCGGCACTTATGATGTTCGATTTCCCTGATGCCATGACGCGTGGCCTAAGACACAAGACCGATACCACACGTGCGATACTCGAACGTACACGCGGGGATGTGTCAACAGCCATCAGACAGCTTAAGCTGGAAAATGCCATGAGGGAGTTCGAGAGAAAAATAGATTAG
- a CDS encoding UPF0147 family protein, producing MSDYAQVIEECRQKLEYIANDNSVPRNIRRSANEVLETLSKEDEPLFLRTSSSISVLEDISNDPNIPVHTRTLIWDVASQLETIPVDE from the coding sequence ATGTCAGATTATGCGCAAGTCATTGAAGAATGCAGGCAGAAATTGGAGTACATAGCAAACGACAATTCTGTTCCAAGGAACATCAGACGTTCTGCAAACGAAGTTCTGGAAACATTAAGCAAAGAAGACGAACCACTGTTCCTGAGAACTTCATCCAGCATATCAGTGCTTGAAGATATAAGCAATGATCCGAACATTCCCGTTCACACCAGGACACTCATATGGGATGTAGCCAGCCAGCTTGAGACCATACCTGTTGATGAATAA
- a CDS encoding Sjogren's syndrome/scleroderma autoantigen 1 family protein, translating into MTNTNDDMVKKISRMLEIGGTMLAQHCDVCGAPMFRYQGKIMCPVCDSVADPRAKMQQKMENEAIPVNEAAPVTAEVSSAGSEMDGIRVQATMEDTVKTNVQPQRTEPKITEKESDEYSAGKSVSPSATELESLLMQKMISLANSMNSEDDVRKVSDQMDMIERCLSIIDKMKKTL; encoded by the coding sequence ATGACAAATACGAATGATGATATGGTAAAAAAGATTTCCAGAATGCTGGAGATTGGTGGCACTATGCTTGCGCAGCATTGTGATGTTTGCGGAGCGCCGATGTTCAGGTACCAGGGTAAGATCATGTGCCCTGTCTGTGATAGCGTAGCCGACCCGCGCGCAAAGATGCAGCAAAAGATGGAAAATGAAGCCATTCCTGTTAATGAGGCCGCCCCTGTAACCGCAGAAGTTTCTTCTGCAGGATCCGAGATGGATGGAATCAGGGTTCAGGCTACGATGGAAGATACTGTGAAAACGAATGTTCAACCACAGAGAACAGAACCAAAGATAACAGAAAAAGAGTCCGACGAATATTCTGCCGGCAAATCAGTTTCGCCTTCGGCAACAGAACTTGAGTCTCTGCTAATGCAAAAGATGATTTCACTTGCAAATTCCATGAATTCGGAGGATGATGTAAGAAAAGTCTCGGATCAGATGGATATGATCGAGAGATGTCTCTCAATAATTGACAAAATGAAAAAGACTCTTTGA
- a CDS encoding DEAD/DEAH box helicase, producing the protein MPEYIRHPLIKADTVEQRLYQLDLAGKALAASTLVVLPTGLGKTIVALLVIASRLEKAGGKVLVLSPTKPLVEQHASFFRKVLNIPEEEVLTFTGSISPSQREDLWKSGRVIVSTPQVIENDVLTKRIDLKDVTHITFDEAHRATGNYAYTYIAEKYFDISKDPLCLGITASPGSSDEKVAEVCEVLRIESVAVKTETDRDVAPYIQKKDIEWKRIDLPAEMKEIKSLLEKVLEDRYKRLTDAGYPIYNKRYVSKKDLLMLQQRLQGELRGMPEPSVYTAISILAEILKLSHAVEVTETQGLGALRMYMERLDNEAGSKKGSKASKRLAEDLYIRQVVHRLKDCDCEHPKMERVKQIVLEQLNNKPESRVIVFANYRDTAEMITNALSEVEGIRPIRFVGQASKYKDKGLTQKQQVEIIDMFKAGEYNTLVATSVAEEGLDIPSTDLVLFYEPVPSEIRSIQRKGRTGRKHEGRVVVLVTKGTRDEGYYWSSLAKEKKMQSNMQALQKTMPARESGEYQRTLDDINDKDQVKLADFDGDKTKVIVDQREVKSSVARSLDKAGVDITLQTLEVGDYILSDRVAVERKSTEDFTGSLVEHKLFEQIANLSRTYEKPVLILEGDNLFTSRRIDPSAIHGALSSIALDFGVAVLYTRDAEDTASLIKQIAKREQTEEKREVSLHGKKAAPMLPEQQEYIISSISDIGPGAAKSLLKHFGSVENVIRADYDELLKVKNIGPKTANKIREIVSREYTG; encoded by the coding sequence ATGCCGGAATATATCAGACATCCACTGATCAAAGCTGACACTGTGGAGCAGAGGCTTTACCAGCTTGACCTGGCCGGTAAGGCCCTTGCAGCATCCACTTTAGTAGTTCTTCCCACAGGACTCGGGAAGACCATAGTAGCTCTTCTTGTCATTGCATCACGCCTGGAAAAAGCAGGCGGGAAAGTGCTGGTACTTTCGCCCACAAAACCACTCGTTGAGCAACACGCATCTTTTTTCCGCAAGGTACTGAACATACCCGAAGAGGAAGTACTCACCTTTACGGGCAGCATCAGCCCCTCACAAAGGGAAGATTTATGGAAAAGCGGACGGGTGATCGTTTCCACCCCCCAGGTAATCGAGAACGATGTCCTCACAAAACGCATCGATCTCAAAGATGTAACCCATATAACTTTTGATGAGGCACATCGTGCTACCGGGAACTACGCCTATACATATATCGCGGAGAAATATTTTGATATCTCAAAGGACCCACTCTGTCTGGGAATTACGGCAAGTCCCGGCAGCTCCGATGAAAAAGTAGCGGAGGTCTGTGAAGTACTCCGAATTGAATCTGTTGCCGTCAAGACTGAAACGGACAGGGACGTGGCGCCTTATATTCAGAAGAAAGACATCGAATGGAAGCGTATCGATCTTCCGGCAGAGATGAAGGAGATAAAGAGCCTGCTGGAGAAGGTGCTCGAGGACAGGTACAAGAGACTCACGGATGCAGGCTATCCCATTTACAATAAAAGATATGTTTCCAAGAAGGACCTGCTTATGCTGCAGCAGAGACTGCAGGGGGAGCTCAGAGGTATGCCGGAACCATCGGTATATACTGCCATATCCATTCTTGCCGAGATTCTCAAGCTAAGCCATGCTGTGGAGGTCACCGAGACCCAGGGACTTGGTGCCTTACGCATGTATATGGAGAGGCTAGACAATGAAGCAGGTAGCAAAAAAGGAAGCAAGGCATCAAAACGTCTGGCAGAGGATCTTTACATCAGGCAGGTTGTCCACCGCCTCAAAGACTGCGACTGCGAGCATCCGAAAATGGAGCGCGTAAAGCAGATAGTCCTTGAACAGCTCAACAATAAACCGGAATCAAGGGTAATTGTGTTTGCAAACTACCGTGATACCGCAGAGATGATAACAAACGCCCTGTCAGAGGTAGAAGGGATAAGACCCATACGTTTTGTAGGACAGGCATCCAAGTATAAGGATAAGGGTCTCACGCAGAAACAGCAGGTAGAGATCATTGATATGTTCAAGGCAGGGGAATACAACACCCTTGTGGCAACATCAGTTGCAGAGGAAGGACTGGACATCCCGTCAACCGACCTTGTGCTTTTCTATGAACCGGTTCCCTCTGAGATACGCAGCATCCAGAGAAAGGGCAGGACCGGAAGAAAGCATGAAGGGCGTGTGGTGGTACTTGTAACAAAGGGAACGAGGGACGAGGGATACTACTGGAGTAGTCTTGCCAAAGAGAAAAAAATGCAGAGCAATATGCAGGCACTCCAGAAGACCATGCCTGCCCGGGAAAGCGGAGAGTACCAGAGAACCCTTGATGATATCAATGACAAAGACCAGGTAAAGCTGGCAGATTTTGATGGAGATAAAACTAAGGTCATAGTGGACCAGAGGGAAGTGAAAAGCTCGGTTGCCAGATCGCTAGATAAGGCGGGTGTGGATATTACACTTCAGACACTGGAAGTAGGGGATTATATCCTGAGCGACCGGGTAGCTGTGGAAAGGAAGAGCACTGAGGACTTTACAGGCTCACTTGTCGAACATAAGCTCTTCGAACAGATAGCAAACCTGAGCAGGACATACGAAAAGCCGGTACTTATACTTGAGGGAGATAATCTGTTCACAAGCAGGAGGATAGACCCTTCCGCAATACACGGTGCACTGTCCTCCATAGCCCTTGATTTCGGAGTGGCTGTCCTGTATACAAGGGATGCGGAAGATACTGCCAGCCTGATAAAGCAGATAGCAAAAAGAGAGCAGACAGAAGAAAAAAGAGAGGTCAGCCTGCACGGTAAAAAAGCTGCTCCCATGTTGCCGGAACAACAGGAGTATATCATTTCATCAATTTCCGATATAGGCCCCGGTGCTGCAAAAAGTCTCCTGAAGCATTTCGGAAGCGTGGAGAATGTAATCAGGGCAGACTACGATGAACTCCTGAAAGTGAAGAACATCGGACCAAAGACTGCAAATAAAATTAGAGAGATCGTAAGCAGGGAGTACACGGGATAA